In the genome of Plasmodium falciparum 3D7 genome assembly, chromosome: 2, one region contains:
- a CDS encoding syntaxin, Qa-SNARE family produces the protein MIDLFDHLKSLGIKKNKGNAKNMIQWFIFKKDKIIDNTVDLNEETILNIDNEKKSDLRIYVDKVDSIKMEIKKIQKNVDEISCLKNKINISITVEQENELSIELNKLIKDTNDLINIIKIDIRNLRKKYVLRSKESFYIKKAIYDNVINIFKKSLHTYQDVQNIYHDGMKDKITRHIKIMYPNYSDEDISTFLNYDDINTQNLVKWKLQGHQDLKNALTDVETKYKDVKTLEKSVCDLHQTIIELSALIEMNDEIIDNIYDHVNDAQYFTEKANVDLIEARNIQKKTSKWMFYLTVTIIILILIIFFPIITKII, from the coding sequence ATGATCGACCTGTTTGATCATTTAAAATCCCTagggataaaaaaaaataaaggaaatgcaaaaaatatgatacaatggtttatttttaaaaaagataaaataatagaTAACACGGTTGATTTAAATGAAGAAACAATTCTTAATATtgataatgaaaagaaaagcGATTTAAGAATATATGTGGATAAGGTTGATAGTATAAAAAtggagataaaaaaaattcaaaagaaTGTAGATGAAATATcatgtttaaaaaataaaataaatatttctatTACTGTAGAAcaagaaaatgaattaaGTATAGAATTAAATAAACTTATAAAAGATACAAatgatttaattaatataataaaaattgatATACGTAATTTAAGAAAGAAATATGTTCTAAGATCAAAAGaaagtttttatataaaaaaggctATATACgataatgttataaatatatttaagaaatCATTACACACATATCAAGatgtacaaaatatatatcatgatGGAATGAAAGATAAAATAACTAgacatattaaaattatgtatCCTAATTATAGTGATGAAGATATTAGtacttttttaaattatgatgatataaatacaCAAAATTTAGTAAAATGGAAATTACAAGGTCATcaagatttaaaaaatgcaTTAACAGACGtagaaacaaaatataaagatgTAAAAACATTAGAAAAAAGTGTATGTGATTTACATCAAACAATAATAGAATTATCTGCATTAATAGAAATGAATGATGAAATtattgataatatttatgatcaTGTTAATGATGCTCAATATTTTACAGAAAAAGCAAATGTAGATTTAATAGAAGCTAGaaacatacaaaaaaaaacttcTAAATGGATGTTCTATTTAACCGTGACAATCATAATTCTTAtacttattattttctttccaataataacaaaaattatataa
- a CDS encoding 50S ribosomal protein L33, putative, which translates to MLFLSNVLFRCKSKRVHINLISSCASNYIYSTYISPSKSKYRLSLRKHDPVVNRHVMFYQKHIKARSKKKLTLHGINYARFTGKNKNLRPLLKRVEKSYLYGKFNKLIDNTYRSLPRMS; encoded by the exons ATGCTTTTTTTAAGTAATGTGCTATTTAGATGTAAAAGTAAAAGGgttcatataaatttaatatcatCATGTGcaagtaattatatatactccACTTACATTTCACCAAGTAAGTCAAAGTACAGACTATCATTAAGAAAACATGACCCAGTAGTTAATCGACATGT aaTGTTTTATCAAAAACACATAAAAGCaagatcaaaaaaaaaactgaCATTACACGGAATTAATTATGCTCGTTTTACAG ggaaaaataaaaacttaaGACCGCTCTTGAAAAGAGTAGAAAAATCATACCTCTATGGAAAATTCAACAAATTAATAGACAACACATACAG gAGTCTACCAAGAATGAGTTAA
- a CDS encoding monocarboxylate transporter, putative — protein MKKENTSLLSSRYRIILGGFLIHCTLGSIYCFSNISVYVISYMKIIGCSDVKYKDSSWIYVLTLLFQCFFGFFGGILNQNLGPQISVLLGGWLMCLGILLSYFTVFNFYLFLMTYGILCGIGCGIAYPIPLSVAVKKHYDYKGVISGIIFIGRGLSVFIICPLQNYYINKYNYMPDYMPEIENSDEKYFSNLDILNKVPYLFIYEGICFAIIQFLGSYLIADSGDTSKDFMAYNDRNNKVLYFEEKNFINKPNGLSNSLRTLSNTSNFSFREVNNTFINREFILIWLMIFFNWQAISYTQVFWKIFGMNYLSIDDRSLSLLGSVSSLFNIFGRIFWGLISDFTSFKTTLILMSLLMSFLTITLTMSGFYGIITYSIWVCLIFFCHAGTFAIFPSITAHTFGTKNFGPVFGLLFTARAFSSIINAIISAVLLNNIGNIAMCAIVSLSSFVSIMLALAF, from the exons atgaaaaaagagaATACTTCCCTGTTATCATCAAGATATAGAATAATATTAGGAGGATTTTTAATTCATTGTACGTTAGGAAGCATTTATTGTTTTTCTAATATAAGTGTATATGTAATatcatatatgaaaataataggATGTTCtgatgtaaaatataaagatagtAGTTGGATATATGTGTTGACTTTATTATTTCAATgtttttttggtttttttGGAGGAATATTAAATCAGAATTTAGGACCACAGATTAGTGTCTTATTAGGTGGATGGTTAATGTGTTtaggaatattattatcatattttactgtttttaatttttatttatttttaatgacTTATGGAATATTATGTGGAATAGGATGTGGAATAGCATATCCTATCCCTTTATCAGTGGCTGTCAAAAAGCACTATGATTACAAAGGAGTg ATTAGCGGTATCATATTCATAGGGAGAGGACTTTCCGTGTTCATTATTTGCCCTTTACAgaattattacataaataaatataattatatgccAGATTATATGCCCGAAATAGAAAACTCCGATGAGAAATATTTTAGTAACttagatatattaaataaggtaccttatttgtttatatatgaagGAATATGTTTTGCTATTATTCAGTTTTTGGGTTCATATTTAATTGCAGATTCAGGTGATACATCTAAGGATTTCATGGCATATAATGATAGGAATAATaaagtattatattttgaagaaaaaaattttataaataagcCAAATGGTTTATCTAATTCTTTAAGAACATTATCGAATACATCGAATTTTTCATTTAGAGAAgtaaataatacatttattaatcgtgaatttatattaatatggtTAATGATCTTTTTTAATTGGCAAGCTATATCATATACTCAAGTATTTTGGAAAATATTTGGGATGAATTATTTATCTATTGATGATagatcattatcattattaggATCTGTATCTtctctttttaatatttttggtAGGATCTTTTGGGGACTTATAAGTGACTTTACAAGTTTTAAAACaacattaatattaatgagtCTTCTTATGAGCTTTTTAACAATCACATTAACAATGTCAGGATTTTATGGTATTATAACTTATTCTATATGGGTATGtcttattttcttttgtcATGCTGGCACTTTTGCAATATTCCCATCCATAACTGCCCATACATTTGGAACCAAAAATTTCGGACCAGTTTTTGGACTCCTATTTACAGCACGAGCTTTTTCAAGTATAATTAATGCAATCATATCAGCTGTCttgttaaataatattgGTAATATTGCAATGTGTGCAATTGTTTCCTTATCATCCTTTGTCAGCATCATGTTAGCACTagcattttaa